A single region of the Anas platyrhynchos isolate ZD024472 breed Pekin duck chromosome 6, IASCAAS_PekinDuck_T2T, whole genome shotgun sequence genome encodes:
- the GDF10 gene encoding growth/differentiation factor 10 yields the protein MAGRLTCCCLLLWALRLPPAAGGSAAGRPPACPAGRAPRGGSPPPPPPALGGLAQDMVAVHMLKLYEKYNRHRSRPGDGNTVRSFKAKPEFLAQKPLYCFNLTSMQDSEMILAATFHFYADKRPRHRELFCKRSKNSSCRLLHLPPILRLNLIFQTIPQNSAYRLVKGNITVFIQRRGAWHAKDISHIIKESKQAAELILCAELDSGEKHQGFPEQVTSHLPYILVYANDLAISEPNSVAVTLQRYDPFPSSDGDQNLSPNASTDTRVRRDTYLSSSIQNNELPEVEYNNNKYNKHDIWENAYKSLKPKGSRKDRRRKGQENTETLAKSQVLNFDEKTMKKARRKQWNEPRICSRRYMKVDFADIGWNEWIISPKSFDAYYCAGTCEFPMPKVVRPSNHATIQSIVKAVGIIPGIPEPCCVPDKMSSLSVLFLDENKNVVLKVYPNMSVETCACR from the exons ATGGCCGGCCGCctgacctgctgctgcctcctgctctggGCCCTGCGCCTTCCCCCCGCCGCCGGGGGAAGCGCCGCCGGCCGGCCCCCCGCCTGCCCCGCCGGCAGAGCCCCCCGCGggggctccccgccgccgccgccccccgcgcTGGGCGGCCTCGCCCAGGACATGGTCGCTGTCCACATGCTTAAGCTCTACGAGAAGTACAACCGGCACAGGAGCCGGCCCGGGGACGGCAACACGGTGCGCAGCTTCAAAGCCAAGCCAG AGTTCTTGGCCCAGAAGCCGCTGTACTGCTTCAACCTGACATCCATGCAGGATTCAGAGATGATCCTTGCTGCCACATTTCACTTCTATGCTGACAAACGCCCTCGGCACCGGGAATTGTTTTGTAAGCGGTCCAAGAACTCATCCTGCCGACTCCTTCACCTGCCTCCCATCCTGCGTCTCAACCTCATTTTCCAAACCATCCCCCAGAATTCTGCCTATAGACTAGTGAAAGGGAACATCACCGTGTTTATTCAAAGGCGAGGTGCTTGGCATGCAAAGGACATTTCACACATCATAAAAGAATCAAAACAGGCTGCGGAGCTCATCCTCTGTGCTGAGCTTGATTCTGGGGAGAAGCACCAAGGCTTCCCTGAACAGGTCACCAGCCATTTGCCTTATATTCTGGTTTATGCCAATGACCTTGCAATCTCTGAACCCAACAGTGTGGCAGTCACCCTACAACGTTATGACCCATTTCCCTCCAGTGATGGGGACCAAAATCTTTCGCCTAATGCTTCTACTGATACCCGAGTGAGAAGGGACACATACCTCTCTAGCTCTATTCAgaacaatgagttgccagaggTAGagtataacaacaacaaatacaacAAACATGACATATGGGAAAATGCCTACAAGTCCTTGAAACCAAAAGGCTCACGCAAAGACCGAAGGAGAAAAGggcaagaaaacacagaaacacttgCAAAGTCTCAGGTGCTAAATTTTGATGAGAAAACAATGAAGAAGGCAAGGCGAAAACAATGGAATGAGCCACGGATTTGTTCAAGAAGATATATGAAAGTTGACTTTGCTGACATTGGCTGGAATGAATGGATCATATCTCCCAAATCATTTGATGCCTACTATTGTGCAGGGACATGTGAATTTCCAATGCCTAAG GTTGTCCGACCATCAAACCATGCTACAATCCAGAGCATCGTAAAAGCAGTGGGAATCATTCCCGGCATCCCAGAGCCCTGCTGTGTTCCTGACAAAATGAGCTCCCTCAGTGTCCTGTTCTTAGATGAGAACAAAAACGTTGTTTTGAAGGTATATCCCAATATGTCGGTGGAAACCTGTGCCTGCCGATAA
- the GDF2 gene encoding growth/differentiation factor 2, with product MHYFGVLAALSVFNIIACLTRGKPLENWDKLSAMGKSDAPFHDPGEVEEETHFDFKSFLENMKMDLLRSLNLSRVPSQVKTKEEPPQFMIDLYNRYTADKSSIPASNIVRSFSTEDVVSLASAEENPFQKHILLFNISIPRYEEITRAELRIFISCHREVGSLSRLEGNMVIYDVLDGDHWENPESTKSFLVSHNIRECGWEMFEVSSAVKRWVRADKMKTKNKLEVVIESKALGGFNCGKLDISVTPDNKNLPLLIVFSNDRSNRTKETRVELREMIVHEQESVLNKLGKNNTSSEEEEPGQGKAVTGPRRHSSRSKRSIGANHCRRTSLHVNFEEIGWDSWIIAPKDYEAFECKGGCFFPLTDNVTPTKHAIVQTLVHLQNPKKASKACCVPTKLDSISILYKDDAGVPTLIYNYEGMKVAECGCR from the exons atgcattattttggAGTATTAGCTGCACTGTCTGTTTTCAATATCATTGCCTGTCTGACAAGAGGCAAGCCTTTGGAAAACTGGGACAAGTTATCAGCTATGGGAAAGTCTGACGCACCCTTTCACGATCCTGGGGAAGTGGAAGAGGAGACCCATTTTGACTTTAAATCTTTCCTGGAGAATATGAAGATGGATTTACTACGGAGTTTGAATTTATCAAGGGTCCCCTCACAAGTGAAGACCAAGGAAGAACCACCACAATTCATGATTGATTTATACAACAGATACACTGCGGACAAGTCCTCCATCCCCGCATCCAACATTGTGAGGAGCTTCAGTACTGAAG ATGTTGTTTCTTTAgcttcagcagaagaaaatccaTTTCAGAAACACATCTTGCTCTTCAACATCTCTATTCCACGATATGAGGAAATCACCAGAGCTGAACTGAGAATTTTTATCTCCTGTCACAGGGAAGTTGGGTCTCTGTCTAGACTGGAAGGCAACATGGTCATTTATGATGTTCTAGATGGAGACCACTGGGAAAACCCAGAAAGCACAAAATCTTTCCTCGTTTCCCACAATATCCGGGAGTGTGGCTGGGAGATGTTTGAAGTATCCAGCGCTGTGAAAAGATGGGTCAGGGCAGACAAAATGAAGACTAAAAACAAGCTAGAGGTTGTTATTGAGAGTAAGGCTCTGGGTGGTTTCAATTGTGGAAAGCTGGATATCAGTGTTACTCCTGACAATAAAAATCTGCCCCTGTTAATAGTGTTCTCCaatgaccgcagcaataggacaaaAGAGACCAGGGTGGAGCTCCGGGAGATGATTGTTCATGAACAAGAAAGTGTACTAAATAAATTAGGAAAGAACAACACTTCATCTGAAGAAGAAGAACCGGGACAGGGAAAGGCCGTCACTGGACCCCGCCGGCATTCATCCAGAAGCAAGAGAAGCATCGGAGCCAACCACTGCCGGAGAACTTCCCTCCATGTGAACTTTGAGGAGATTGGCTGGGATTCCTGGATCATCGCTCCCAAAGACTACGAGGCTTTTGAGTGCAAAGGAGGTTGCTTCTTCCCTCTGACAGATAACGTTACCCCAACAAAACATGCTATTGTCCAAACTCTGGTGCACCTCCAAAACCCGAAAAAAGCTTCTAAGGCCTGCTGTGTTCCAACCAAATTGGATTCCATCTCCATTCTCTATAAGGATGATGCTGGGGTGCCCACGTTGATATATAACTATGAAGGGATGAAAGTGGCAGAATGTGGCTGCAGGTAG